A window of the Brassica oleracea var. oleracea cultivar TO1000 chromosome C1, BOL, whole genome shotgun sequence genome harbors these coding sequences:
- the LOC106330759 gene encoding putative F-box/kelch-repeat protein At3g24610 translates to MKNGKRTWDVWFLDCLSHTWHSVPSMKMARASASVSLVDEGWRIAQTGQTQKRCSIQTLKLGSHAWLPYYVETKTYALDIQQSVVLDDNGTSTIFAVDEDGQSFYIVPSDGISLGETNSKQPGHRKDWCVIGKELLLCNSAGNIVIFWNKQLDDIEGNVELWCAEISVERRKGGEVWGKCEWSDAVVKLYPDFSHAYTVEVLYAASVYV, encoded by the exons ATGAAAAACGGTAAACGCACTTGGGATGTCTGGTTCCTTGACTGTTTGTCTCACACATGGCACAGCGTCCCGTCCATGAAGATGGCTCGTGCTTCAGCATCGGTAAGCCTTGTAGACGAGGGGTGGAGGATTGCCCAAACTGGGCAGACTCAAAAGAGGTGTTCGATCCAAACACTAAAACTTGGGAGTCATGCATGGCTTCCGTATTATGTTGAGACTAAAACATATGCTCTGGATATCCAACAAAGTGTGGTGCTAGATGATAATGGGACGAGTACGATTTTTGCGGTGGATGAGGATGGTCAAAGCTTCTACATCGTGCCAAGTGATGGCATATCCCTTGGAGAAACAAATTCTAAGCAGCCAGGACACCGAAAAGATTGGTGTGTCATTGGGAAAGAGTTACTGTTGTG CAACTCTGCCGGGAACATTGTCATATTCTGGAACAAGCAGCTTGACGATATTGAGGGGAATGTGGAGCTATGGTGTGCTGAGATTTCTGTGGAGAGACGCAAGGGAGGAGAGGTTTGGGGGAAGTGTGAGTGGTCCGATGCTGTCGTCAAACTTTATCCTGATTTCTCACACGCATATACCGTTGAGGTCTTATATGCTGCTTCTGTCTATGTCTGA